One Synergistota bacterium genomic window carries:
- a CDS encoding pantoate--beta-alanine ligase codes for MQSLANHFRENRYRVCLVPTMGYFHEAHLSLMRLGRKLCDKLVVSVFVNPIQFGPSEDFERYPRDLERDRKLAEKVGVDVLFAPSVDDMYPEGFQTYVEVKELSKPMCGASRPGHFRGVTTVVLKLFNIVKPHVAIFGLKDYQQYLIVKRMVKDLNLGIEIIGHPIVREPDGLAMSSRNVYLSPEERKSALCLYKSILKAKELVSQGIRSVSELKEEIVKLISSHPYTKIDYVEFRDPETLKPVEDVSGPTLLALAVYVGSARLIDNAILGGDENA; via the coding sequence ATGCAGTCTTTAGCAAATCATTTTCGTGAAAATAGATATAGAGTTTGCTTGGTTCCCACAATGGGTTACTTCCATGAAGCGCATCTTTCCTTGATGCGTCTTGGAAGGAAGCTTTGCGATAAACTGGTGGTTAGCGTTTTCGTTAATCCAATTCAGTTTGGGCCTTCTGAAGATTTTGAGCGTTATCCTCGAGACCTTGAAAGGGATAGGAAGCTCGCTGAGAAAGTGGGAGTCGATGTCCTATTCGCGCCAAGCGTAGACGATATGTACCCGGAAGGTTTTCAGACTTATGTTGAGGTTAAGGAGCTATCTAAACCCATGTGTGGGGCTTCAAGACCTGGGCACTTTAGAGGGGTTACAACGGTTGTCTTAAAGCTTTTTAATATAGTGAAACCACACGTTGCTATCTTTGGATTGAAGGATTATCAGCAATACTTGATTGTAAAGAGGATGGTAAAAGATCTTAATCTTGGGATAGAGATCATAGGGCATCCTATAGTCAGAGAACCCGACGGCCTTGCCATGAGTTCAAGAAATGTGTATCTTTCACCTGAGGAAAGGAAGTCTGCTTTGTGTCTTTATAAATCTATACTTAAAGCGAAGGAGCTCGTTTCTCAGGGGATAAGGAGCGTCAGCGAGCTTAAGGAGGAAATTGTAAAATTGATATCTTCTCACCCCTATACCAAAATAGATTATGTTGAGTTCAGGGATCCTGAGACGCTAAAACCGGTTGAGGATGTTTCAGGACCTACTTTACTTGCGTTGGCAGTTTATGTTGGTTCAGCGAGGCTTATTGATAATGCAATCTTGGGTGGTGATGAGAATGCTTGA
- a CDS encoding aspartate 1-decarboxylase has product MLEKFLKSKIHRARITGRDLEYEGSLTLDPDLMEAAGLSPFESVWVYNISNGARFETYIIPGERSKGEVVLNGAAARLGEVGDKIIIAAYAWYSPEEIKRGVIVKLVFVDENNRIKDIRESCISPV; this is encoded by the coding sequence ATGCTTGAAAAATTTCTAAAATCTAAGATTCACAGAGCTCGTATCACAGGCAGAGATCTTGAATATGAAGGTAGCCTCACGCTTGATCCCGATCTCATGGAAGCTGCTGGATTGTCGCCCTTTGAGAGCGTCTGGGTTTACAATATATCGAATGGGGCTCGATTTGAGACCTACATAATACCTGGAGAACGGAGCAAAGGGGAAGTTGTCTTAAATGGGGCTGCAGCGCGCTTAGGAGAAGTAGGGGACAAAATTATAATAGCTGCATATGCTTGGTATTCTCCGGAGGAGATAAAGCGTGGCGTGATCGTAAAGCTCGTTTTCGTCGATGAGAATAATCGGATAAAAGATATCAGGGAAAGCTGTATAAGCCCAGTGTGA
- a CDS encoding 50S ribosomal protein L25/general stress protein Ctc, producing the protein MKASELRAYVRERIGKGESKRLRRNGFIPAILYGGSAGSIPIKFERKEIVRKVSFKDLEHTVYTIKLDDGRGYDVLLKEIQVDPLTDEIVHLDFLELEKGKMVTVEVPIVLLGKDVCKGVKMGGILEQQLWSVEVECLPRNIPERIEVDITELEMGDAIHVEDLKLPEGVKVLEDPETTVVVISEPVEEEVAEEAVEEEEAAEPEVAPKGKEKEEE; encoded by the coding sequence ATGAAGGCATCTGAGCTTAGAGCTTACGTTAGAGAAAGGATAGGAAAAGGCGAATCTAAGAGGCTAAGGAGGAATGGTTTTATACCTGCCATTCTCTATGGTGGCAGTGCTGGAAGTATTCCGATTAAGTTTGAGAGGAAAGAAATTGTCAGAAAGGTATCATTCAAGGATCTTGAGCATACCGTTTATACCATTAAGCTCGATGATGGCAGGGGCTACGATGTTCTTCTTAAGGAAATTCAGGTTGATCCTTTGACAGACGAAATTGTGCATCTTGACTTTCTCGAGCTTGAGAAGGGCAAGATGGTTACGGTTGAGGTTCCCATCGTTCTTTTGGGAAAGGATGTTTGTAAGGGAGTCAAGATGGGAGGGATACTTGAGCAACAGCTTTGGAGTGTTGAGGTTGAGTGTCTACCGAGAAATATCCCTGAGAGGATAGAGGTAGACATAACCGAACTTGAAATGGGAGATGCGATTCACGTTGAGGATCTTAAGCTTCCCGAAGGAGTTAAGGTGCTTGAGGATCCTGAGACAACGGTGGTAGTTATATCTGAGCCCGTTGAGGAAGAAGTGGCCGAGGAAGCAGTGGAGGAAGAGGAGGCTGCGGAGCCTGAGGTTGCTCCTAAGGGCAAGGAAAAGGAGGAGGAGTAA
- a CDS encoding aminoacyl-tRNA hydrolase, translated as MRFIVGLGNPGSKYEFTRHNIGFRVIDLLSGRWGVRVEVYECNALIGRKGKEIVLVKPMTYMNRSGEALRELSLRYGASPSDFLIIYDDLHLPFGSIRIRKSGSSGGHRGMESIITALGTREIPRVRLGIGPPPPQGYEYFVLSEFSDEEMRILPLFLSRAADAIESILSDGIEKAMSIYNFNFKGSSEDEQ; from the coding sequence TTGCGATTTATAGTAGGTTTGGGGAACCCAGGTTCTAAATATGAATTTACAAGGCATAATATAGGTTTTAGGGTAATAGATCTTCTTTCGGGGAGATGGGGGGTAAGAGTAGAGGTATATGAATGTAATGCTCTTATAGGCAGGAAGGGGAAAGAAATAGTACTGGTAAAACCGATGACTTATATGAATAGGAGTGGCGAGGCTCTTAGGGAGTTAAGTCTGAGGTATGGAGCCTCGCCTTCTGATTTCTTGATAATATATGATGATCTTCATCTTCCCTTTGGGAGTATAAGGATAAGAAAGTCAGGAAGCTCTGGTGGACACAGGGGTATGGAATCAATTATAACCGCGCTTGGAACGCGGGAGATCCCGCGTGTTCGTCTGGGTATAGGGCCTCCGCCTCCGCAGGGATATGAATATTTCGTCCTTAGTGAATTTAGTGATGAAGAGATGAGGATACTTCCTCTCTTTCTATCAAGGGCTGCAGATGCGATTGAATCCATCTTAAGCGATGGGATAGAGAAAGCCATGTCTATTTATAACTTTAATTTTAAAGGTAGTTCGGAAGATGAGCAGTAA
- a CDS encoding ribose-phosphate pyrophosphokinase codes for MVDRFSSDSGLKIFSGTANPEFAEAVASHMGTRLSNAKISRFSDGEIYIRIEENVRGADVFVIQPTCYPGDKNLMELLIMLDALRRASAARITAVIPYYGYARQDRKTQGREPITAKLVANLITTAGADRVLTADLHAGQIQGFFDIPLDHLTAIPILADYFAKKLGERDDIVVVSPDVGGVVRARKFAEHLKAAIAIVDKRRPREIPNVSEVMEVVGEVKNRIAIIVDDIIDTAGTIVNASEAILERGATEVYACATHAVLSGKAIERLKNSRIKEVLLTDTIPLSPEKKIDKIEIRSMAPLFAEAIRRIHYNLSVSMLFKREGEK; via the coding sequence ATGGTTGATCGCTTTTCCTCTGACAGCGGTTTGAAGATTTTTTCGGGGACTGCTAATCCCGAGTTCGCTGAGGCGGTAGCTTCTCACATGGGGACAAGACTTTCTAATGCCAAGATATCTCGGTTCAGTGATGGAGAAATATATATAAGGATTGAGGAAAACGTAAGAGGTGCGGATGTCTTCGTGATTCAGCCTACTTGCTATCCCGGGGATAAGAATCTTATGGAGCTTCTCATTATGCTCGATGCACTGAGAAGAGCATCTGCAGCGAGAATCACAGCGGTTATTCCATACTATGGATATGCGCGTCAGGATAGAAAAACACAAGGAAGAGAGCCCATAACTGCTAAGCTTGTCGCTAATCTTATAACAACTGCTGGTGCAGATAGGGTTCTAACGGCGGATCTTCATGCGGGTCAGATTCAGGGATTTTTCGATATTCCTCTTGATCATCTAACTGCTATTCCCATATTGGCGGATTATTTTGCTAAGAAGCTTGGAGAAAGGGATGATATAGTTGTTGTATCTCCCGACGTTGGAGGTGTGGTTAGGGCAAGGAAATTTGCAGAGCATTTGAAGGCTGCCATTGCTATCGTTGATAAGAGAAGACCCAGAGAGATTCCTAACGTTTCTGAGGTCATGGAGGTGGTTGGAGAGGTCAAAAACAGGATAGCCATAATAGTAGATGATATAATAGATACCGCTGGAACTATTGTTAACGCTTCTGAAGCTATATTGGAAAGGGGAGCAACCGAGGTTTACGCGTGTGCTACCCATGCGGTTCTATCGGGTAAAGCTATAGAAAGATTAAAAAACTCCAGGATAAAGGAGGTCTTATTGACCGATACCATTCCTCTATCTCCAGAAAAGAAAATAGATAAGATAGAGATAAGGTCGATGGCGCCTCTATTTGCGGAGGCGATAAGAAGGATACATTATAATCTGTCGGTAAGTATGCTGTTTAAGCGGGAGGGAGAAAAATGA
- the mfd gene encoding transcription-repair coupling factor has protein sequence MSSKSFIDKLRDKLITERCVRVGRVRKGGIWYIIRKLFNSPWGNVCLILPEGAILSDVEEGLASAFPGSVFRVRSVEEFFSLRGDLIIIMPQWLALSRDFIRGETLTVVKGEYLGYGRLLSFLKEAGYRRSEPPLDRGEFTVRGDVFEIRTPEGLITVSLYGEEVDYIGLSDPDDPLARARSLKKYRIPPPNMGEEGRFWEFLSRDSLVIWAYPIENISIPRKAEQPFLLLYREDIEDGLNIPWNPHLPGVLERELSFSEGDYVVHEDYGIAIFRGIKRIKVDGVEGDYLLLEYANGEKLYVPSSKIDKVSPYLGGTESPPLASLKRSGWSALKKRVKKNVENIAKELVRIYALRSVSPGYAFSKDTEWQREFEARFEYDETPDQLRAIEDVKRDMESTRPMDRLICGDVGYGKTEVAFRAAFKAVMDGKQVAFLCPTTVLAFQHYLNIKRRMEGFPVNVAMLSRFLSRREQSEVMEGIRKGSIDIVVGTHMLLSDAITFKDLGLLIIDEEQRFGVMQKEKLKKMRVDVDVLTLTATPIPRTLYLSLSGIKDISVINTPPAGRRNVEIYVGKWDNELVRKAIIRELERGGQVFVVHNRVEDLISFAKRISKLVPFARIGIAHGKMGEERLEKVMLDFISGEINVLICTTIIENGLDIPSANTLLVRGAERLGLAQLYQLRGRVGRADKQAYVYFLYENEDSLTDSAIKRLEAIKEFGELGSSLRLALRDMQIRGVGNILGPEQHGFVNAVGFHLYSKMLEEAITSLKGELPRVISAKVDLGLDAFIPEGYVKEGEERLYYYRRLIGINSIDDLEDLRAELKERFGEIPMPVENLFKTIHFKVMAEEAGVSEISFRKGGLRLLLHPAIWGGRSDVRRYLLSVGFCGDNLRFERDSLSLNGVQRVLSKTLTDLKEMREAWREKNLNVSLA, from the coding sequence ATGAGCAGTAAATCCTTTATAGATAAGCTTAGAGATAAATTAATAACGGAAAGATGCGTTCGAGTAGGCAGGGTCAGAAAAGGCGGTATTTGGTATATAATTAGAAAGCTTTTTAACAGCCCCTGGGGAAACGTATGTCTTATCCTGCCAGAGGGGGCTATTCTTTCCGATGTTGAGGAGGGTCTTGCTTCTGCCTTTCCAGGAAGCGTTTTTCGAGTAAGGAGTGTCGAGGAATTTTTCTCACTAAGAGGAGACCTTATCATCATTATGCCACAATGGCTTGCGCTTTCGAGAGACTTTATACGTGGAGAGACCTTGACGGTGGTGAAAGGTGAGTACCTTGGGTATGGCAGGCTTCTTTCCTTCCTTAAAGAAGCTGGCTATAGGAGAAGCGAACCCCCTCTCGATAGAGGAGAATTTACGGTAAGGGGGGATGTCTTCGAGATAAGAACACCTGAGGGACTTATAACCGTTTCCCTTTATGGGGAGGAGGTGGACTATATAGGATTATCAGATCCTGATGATCCTTTGGCGAGGGCAAGGAGCCTTAAAAAGTATAGAATTCCTCCACCCAATATGGGAGAAGAAGGGCGTTTTTGGGAGTTTCTATCTCGGGATTCACTTGTTATATGGGCTTATCCGATAGAGAATATTTCGATTCCACGAAAAGCAGAACAGCCGTTTCTTCTCTTATACAGAGAGGATATAGAAGATGGCTTAAACATTCCTTGGAATCCTCATCTCCCCGGTGTTCTTGAAAGAGAGCTCTCCTTTAGCGAGGGAGACTATGTTGTTCATGAAGATTATGGAATAGCCATATTCAGGGGAATAAAACGGATAAAGGTCGATGGGGTTGAGGGTGATTATCTTCTTCTTGAGTATGCAAATGGCGAAAAGCTTTACGTTCCCTCGAGCAAGATCGATAAGGTTTCTCCATATCTCGGTGGGACTGAGTCTCCTCCCTTAGCCAGCCTTAAAAGAAGCGGATGGTCTGCTCTCAAGAAGAGGGTTAAAAAAAACGTAGAGAATATAGCTAAGGAACTCGTAAGAATATATGCTTTAAGGAGCGTTTCACCGGGATATGCTTTCTCGAAGGATACCGAATGGCAAAGAGAATTTGAGGCGAGATTTGAATATGATGAGACGCCAGATCAACTGAGAGCAATAGAGGATGTCAAAAGGGATATGGAGTCTACTCGTCCCATGGACAGATTGATCTGCGGGGATGTGGGATACGGTAAAACGGAGGTTGCCTTTAGAGCTGCTTTTAAAGCAGTTATGGATGGCAAGCAGGTTGCTTTCTTATGCCCTACCACGGTTCTCGCCTTTCAACACTATCTCAACATAAAGAGGAGGATGGAAGGCTTTCCCGTGAATGTGGCTATGCTAAGCAGGTTTCTCTCAAGGAGAGAGCAAAGTGAGGTTATGGAAGGAATAAGAAAGGGAAGCATCGATATAGTTGTAGGTACGCATATGCTTTTAAGCGATGCCATAACCTTCAAGGATCTTGGGCTGCTTATAATAGATGAGGAACAGAGATTTGGCGTTATGCAGAAGGAAAAGCTAAAAAAAATGAGAGTGGACGTAGATGTATTGACTCTAACAGCTACGCCTATACCAAGGACGCTTTACTTGAGCTTAAGTGGAATAAAAGATATAAGTGTAATAAACACTCCTCCCGCTGGGAGAAGAAATGTAGAAATATACGTTGGGAAATGGGATAATGAGCTCGTCAGGAAAGCGATAATCCGCGAGCTCGAGAGAGGCGGGCAAGTTTTTGTGGTTCATAACAGAGTGGAGGATCTGATCTCGTTTGCTAAGAGAATCTCTAAGCTCGTTCCTTTTGCAAGGATAGGCATTGCTCACGGAAAGATGGGAGAGGAGCGTCTTGAGAAGGTGATGCTTGATTTTATATCGGGTGAAATCAATGTTTTGATATGCACAACGATAATCGAAAATGGTCTTGATATTCCTTCCGCTAATACCTTGCTGGTTCGTGGAGCGGAAAGACTTGGCTTGGCTCAGCTCTATCAGCTTAGAGGAAGAGTGGGAAGGGCGGATAAGCAAGCATACGTTTACTTTCTATATGAGAATGAGGATTCGCTTACGGATTCAGCGATTAAGAGGCTCGAAGCCATCAAGGAGTTTGGAGAGCTTGGCTCGTCTCTGAGACTTGCTCTAAGAGACATGCAAATCCGAGGCGTGGGAAACATTCTTGGCCCGGAGCAACATGGATTTGTCAATGCAGTTGGTTTTCACCTCTATTCTAAGATGCTTGAAGAGGCAATTACCTCTCTTAAGGGTGAGCTTCCGCGAGTGATTTCTGCAAAAGTTGATCTTGGGCTTGATGCCTTTATACCGGAGGGCTATGTTAAAGAGGGAGAGGAGAGGCTTTACTACTACAGGAGGCTTATCGGAATAAATTCCATAGATGATCTTGAGGACTTGCGAGCTGAACTTAAGGAAAGATTTGGCGAGATTCCAATGCCAGTTGAAAATCTGTTTAAAACGATTCATTTTAAAGTTATGGCAGAAGAGGCTGGCGTTTCTGAAATTTCCTTCAGGAAGGGAGGGCTTCGGCTTTTGCTCCATCCTGCCATATGGGGTGGAAGATCGGATGTGAGGAGATACCTTCTCTCCGTTGGCTTTTGTGGGGATAACCTGCGATTTGAGAGAGATTCTCTCTCCTTAAATGGGGTTCAAAGGGTATTATCAAAAACGCTTACGGATCTTAAGGAGATGAGGGAAGCATGGCGGGAAAAGAATTTGAACGTCTCGTTGGCATAA
- the glmU gene encoding bifunctional UDP-N-acetylglucosamine diphosphorylase/glucosamine-1-phosphate N-acetyltransferase GlmU: MKRSFLILAAGKGKRMKTSIPKVLHELCGKPMLSYLIETLKELEGNVGVVVGYNGEMIEDLLFGEEVKIIWQSEQRGTGDAVRVAYDFWKDDDLLVVLPGDVPLVSSETLKELISYHDKEGNIITFLSVILDDPTDYGRVIRKAGGEVVKIVEEPDASYEEKEVKEVNAGIYAFDVPFLRDFIVKVGRENAQGEYYLTDLIEIAVEGGFRVNAIPVSDPLEVMGVNDRKALAFLEKELIKRKLDELMLEEGVTIKDPSTTYIHPEVQVGKDTIIYPMTFIEGRTKIGKGCKIGPNVRILDSEIEDEVIIRENVVIEGSKISRGCEVGPFAYLRPETVMDEGAYVGKFVEVKKSFIGRDSKVPHLSYIGDATIGQRVNVGAGTITCNYDGVRKNPTYIEDDVFIGSDTMLVAPVKLGRGAMTGAGSVITKNVPPDSLAIARSKQVNIEGWVKKKRGGKGKDG, encoded by the coding sequence ATGAAAAGGTCATTTTTAATTCTCGCTGCTGGTAAGGGGAAGAGAATGAAAACCTCTATACCGAAGGTGCTTCATGAGCTCTGCGGGAAGCCTATGCTTTCTTATTTGATTGAAACGCTCAAGGAACTTGAGGGAAATGTAGGTGTTGTTGTGGGATATAACGGTGAGATGATCGAGGATCTGCTCTTCGGTGAGGAAGTTAAAATTATCTGGCAGAGCGAGCAAAGGGGCACTGGAGATGCTGTGAGAGTGGCTTATGATTTCTGGAAAGATGATGATCTTCTCGTTGTGCTTCCGGGGGATGTTCCTCTCGTCTCCTCTGAGACACTGAAAGAATTGATCTCCTATCATGATAAGGAGGGGAATATCATAACCTTTTTAAGTGTGATTTTGGATGATCCAACGGACTACGGTAGGGTAATTAGAAAGGCGGGGGGAGAGGTCGTTAAAATAGTGGAAGAACCCGACGCAAGCTATGAGGAGAAGGAAGTGAAGGAGGTAAACGCGGGGATCTACGCTTTTGATGTCCCATTTCTTCGGGACTTTATAGTTAAGGTTGGAAGAGAGAACGCTCAAGGGGAGTATTACCTTACCGATTTAATAGAAATAGCGGTTGAAGGAGGATTCAGGGTCAATGCCATTCCCGTTTCAGATCCTCTTGAGGTCATGGGGGTTAATGATAGGAAGGCGTTGGCATTCCTGGAGAAAGAGCTAATTAAAAGAAAGCTCGATGAGCTTATGCTTGAAGAGGGAGTTACTATTAAGGATCCAAGTACTACCTACATACATCCCGAGGTTCAAGTGGGCAAGGATACGATAATCTATCCTATGACTTTCATAGAGGGAAGAACGAAGATAGGAAAGGGGTGTAAGATAGGCCCGAACGTTAGAATATTGGATAGTGAGATAGAAGATGAGGTTATTATAAGGGAAAATGTTGTTATAGAGGGGAGCAAGATATCACGGGGATGTGAGGTGGGACCGTTTGCCTACCTTAGGCCTGAGACCGTTATGGATGAGGGTGCTTACGTAGGTAAATTCGTCGAGGTGAAGAAAAGCTTTATAGGAAGGGATAGTAAGGTGCCTCATCTTTCCTATATAGGAGATGCTACTATAGGTCAGCGGGTCAACGTCGGTGCGGGGACTATAACCTGTAATTATGATGGTGTGAGGAAGAACCCAACCTATATAGAGGATGATGTCTTTATAGGGAGCGATACGATGCTGGTAGCACCAGTTAAGCTTGGAAGGGGAGCTATGACTGGGGCAGGTTCCGTGATAACTAAGAATGTTCCTCCGGATAGTCTCGCTATAGCGAGAAGCAAGCAAGTTAATATAGAGGGATGGGTAAAGAAGAAGCGGGGAGGTAAGGGAAAGGATGGTTGA